Proteins co-encoded in one Trueperella abortisuis genomic window:
- a CDS encoding 4-hydroxy-3-methylbut-2-enyl diphosphate reductase, with amino-acid sequence MAGASAFPQDIPSEPSPEGKRILVASPRGYCAGVDRAVDAVEKALELYGAPVYVRKEIVHNKFVVETLSARGAIFVEETDEVPEGARVVFSAHGVSPEVHRQAERRQLQTIDATCPLVTKVHKQAIRFADDDYDILLIGHTGHEEVEGTYGEAPSHIHIVNGIEDVAGVEVRDPDRVAWISQTTLSVDETMEIVRALRERFPNLIDPPSDNICYATQNRQVAVKKMAPESDVVITVGSANSSNSVRLMEVALEAGAGASYRVDKADELRPEWFEGAMTVGVTSGASVPEILVRDVVEALKARGYTEVVPVTTVQEDVQFSLPKNLRADLKAVGVEPDRPHRARSVGERGRVSNARGTGNIAGA; translated from the coding sequence CTGGCCGGCGCCTCGGCCTTCCCGCAGGACATTCCCTCCGAGCCGAGCCCGGAGGGCAAGCGCATCCTCGTGGCGAGTCCGCGCGGGTACTGTGCGGGGGTTGACCGTGCGGTGGACGCAGTGGAGAAGGCGCTGGAGCTGTACGGCGCGCCGGTGTACGTGCGCAAGGAGATCGTCCACAACAAGTTTGTGGTGGAGACACTGAGTGCCCGTGGCGCGATCTTCGTGGAGGAAACCGACGAGGTGCCCGAGGGTGCGCGTGTGGTCTTCTCCGCACACGGCGTCTCGCCCGAGGTCCACAGGCAGGCCGAGCGTCGCCAGCTGCAGACCATCGACGCGACCTGCCCGCTTGTGACCAAGGTTCACAAGCAGGCCATCCGCTTTGCCGACGACGACTACGATATCCTCCTCATCGGTCACACCGGACATGAGGAGGTGGAGGGCACGTACGGCGAGGCACCCTCCCACATCCACATCGTCAACGGGATCGAGGACGTGGCGGGGGTGGAGGTGCGCGACCCGGATAGGGTGGCGTGGATTTCGCAGACCACCCTTTCGGTGGATGAGACCATGGAGATCGTGCGCGCCCTGCGTGAACGCTTCCCCAACCTCATCGACCCGCCGAGCGACAACATCTGCTACGCCACCCAGAATCGCCAGGTGGCGGTCAAGAAGATGGCACCCGAATCAGACGTGGTCATCACCGTTGGCTCGGCAAATTCCTCGAACTCGGTGCGCCTCATGGAGGTGGCGCTGGAGGCGGGAGCCGGCGCCTCCTACCGCGTGGACAAAGCCGACGAGCTTAGACCCGAGTGGTTCGAGGGAGCCATGACCGTGGGCGTGACCTCGGGGGCGTCCGTTCCGGAGATCCTCGTGCGAGACGTGGTCGAGGCGCTCAAGGCCCGCGGCTACACGGAGGTTGTTCCTGTGACCACCGTCCAGGAGGATGTGCAGTTCTCCCTGCCGAAGAACCTGCGCGCCGATCTGAAGGCCGTGGGCGTGGAACCCGACCGCCCGCATCGCGCACGTAGCGTGGGCGAGCGCGGCCGGGTATCGAACGCGCGCGGGACCGGCAACATCGCGGGCGCCTAG
- a CDS encoding isoprenyl transferase — translation MRVPEFLYSLYERRLTREIDPDRRPCHVGIILDGNRRWAKQLGSSASAGHRKGADHVSEVLDWCAEAGIQIVTLWMLSTDNLKRSSEELVALMAIIADTVENLGASGRWKIRIIGDLKLVPDEFAARLRATEERTAAANGMTVNIAVGYGGRHEITDAVRTYLRERARDGATLDQVADEINIGAITEHMYTKGQPDPDLIIRTSGEQRMSGFMLWQTVHTELYFCEAYWPEFRRTDLLRALRDYAARERRMGK, via the coding sequence ATGCGCGTGCCCGAGTTTCTCTATTCGCTCTACGAGCGGCGCCTCACTCGCGAAATCGACCCGGATCGCCGCCCATGCCATGTGGGGATCATCCTTGACGGCAACCGGCGCTGGGCAAAGCAGCTGGGCTCGTCGGCGTCGGCGGGGCACCGCAAGGGCGCCGACCACGTGAGCGAGGTACTCGACTGGTGTGCGGAGGCCGGAATCCAGATCGTCACGCTGTGGATGCTTTCCACCGACAACCTCAAGCGATCGTCCGAGGAGCTCGTTGCACTGATGGCGATCATCGCCGACACCGTGGAGAATCTGGGCGCGAGTGGGCGGTGGAAGATCCGCATCATCGGCGACCTCAAGCTCGTGCCCGACGAGTTCGCCGCCCGGCTTCGCGCCACCGAGGAGCGCACCGCGGCGGCAAACGGTATGACGGTCAACATCGCAGTCGGCTACGGTGGGCGCCATGAGATCACCGACGCCGTGCGAACCTACCTGCGCGAACGCGCCCGGGATGGGGCCACGCTGGATCAGGTGGCCGACGAGATCAACATCGGTGCCATCACCGAGCACATGTACACCAAGGGGCAGCCCGATCCGGACCTCATCATCCGCACCTCCGGTGAACAGCGCATGAGCGGCTTCATGTTGTGGCAGACGGTCCACACGGAACTCTACTTCTGCGAGGCCTACTGGCCAGAGTTTCGCCGCACGGACCTGCTGCGCGCACTGCGCGACTACGCCGCCCGTGAGCGGCGCATGGGAAAGTAG
- a CDS encoding exodeoxyribonuclease VII small subunit, producing MAKALSPQELDEKVAELSYEDARSRLVEIVTRLEQGNIPLEDALTMWELGEALARRCESWLDGARERLRAAQTAASGQAGAAAAPADRADAPEEEA from the coding sequence ATGGCCAAGGCCCTGAGCCCGCAAGAGCTCGATGAGAAGGTAGCCGAACTCAGCTACGAAGATGCCCGCTCGCGCCTCGTCGAGATCGTCACTCGCCTCGAGCAGGGCAACATCCCCCTCGAAGACGCCCTCACCATGTGGGAGCTTGGCGAAGCCCTCGCCCGCCGTTGCGAATCATGGCTCGACGGCGCCCGCGAGCGGCTACGCGCCGCCCAGACCGCCGCGAGCGGGCAGGCCGGCGCGGCCGCCGCCCCCGCCGATCGGGCGGATGCCCCGGAAGAGGAGGCATGA
- the xseA gene encoding exodeoxyribonuclease VII large subunit has product MSIKVPDDLPPLAHLTSPEHPWPLRLLSAKIGEYVAKMSRLWVEGEVIALKRRANARVQFFTLADLEEKMTITCKIWSHNLPPTISEGSRVIIAAKPDFWTGNGSLSLQTDEIRMVGVGDLLARIEQLKARLGAEGLFDPAKKKPLPFLPRKIGLICGRNTQAMHDVVENVQRRWAAAQFEIREVQVQGAGAVEAMIPALQELDAIDDVDVIVLARGGGSVEDLFPFSDERLVRAAFAATTPIVSAIGHEPDSPVLDFVADFRASTPTDAAKNIVPDVGEERVGLTTTVRRGRIAVDHLLDLAMGELATLRARPALAQPEAMVDNRAEDLADLREWSNTHIRRILDSHRSALDTELGRLRTLSPLSTLKRGYAVIRTEDGLVGSVDGVTTGAKARATLHDGTLDMTINRVTKG; this is encoded by the coding sequence GTGAGCATCAAAGTCCCCGACGACCTACCCCCACTGGCCCACCTGACCAGCCCCGAGCACCCGTGGCCGCTACGCCTGCTGTCAGCGAAGATCGGCGAATACGTCGCCAAGATGTCACGCCTGTGGGTGGAGGGCGAAGTCATCGCGCTCAAACGCCGCGCCAACGCCCGCGTCCAGTTCTTCACGCTCGCCGACCTCGAAGAGAAGATGACGATCACGTGCAAGATCTGGTCACATAATCTTCCGCCCACGATCAGCGAGGGCTCGCGCGTCATCATCGCCGCCAAGCCTGATTTCTGGACGGGTAACGGCTCCCTCTCGCTGCAGACCGACGAGATCCGCATGGTCGGTGTGGGTGACCTCCTCGCCCGCATCGAACAGCTCAAGGCCAGGCTCGGCGCCGAGGGCCTCTTCGACCCGGCAAAAAAGAAGCCCCTCCCCTTCCTTCCGCGCAAGATCGGCCTCATCTGCGGGCGCAACACCCAGGCGATGCACGACGTCGTCGAAAACGTCCAACGCCGCTGGGCCGCGGCCCAATTCGAGATCCGCGAGGTGCAGGTCCAGGGCGCCGGAGCCGTGGAGGCGATGATCCCCGCGCTCCAAGAGCTCGACGCGATCGACGACGTCGACGTCATCGTCCTCGCCCGCGGCGGCGGTTCCGTCGAGGATCTCTTCCCCTTCTCTGACGAGCGACTCGTGCGTGCCGCGTTCGCCGCGACCACCCCGATCGTCTCCGCGATCGGCCATGAGCCGGACTCCCCCGTCCTCGACTTTGTGGCCGACTTCCGGGCCTCCACTCCCACCGACGCGGCGAAGAATATCGTGCCCGACGTCGGCGAGGAGCGCGTGGGACTCACGACGACGGTGCGCCGCGGCCGGATCGCGGTCGATCACCTGCTCGACTTGGCCATGGGCGAACTGGCCACACTGCGCGCCCGGCCCGCGCTCGCCCAGCCCGAAGCGATGGTCGACAACCGGGCCGAAGACCTCGCCGACCTGCGAGAATGGTCGAATACCCACATCCGCCGTATCCTCGATTCGCACCGCTCCGCGCTCGATACCGAGCTTGGCAGACTGCGGACCTTATCCCCACTGTCGACGCTCAAGAGGGGCTACGCTGTCATTAGAACCGAGGATGGACTCGTGGGTAGCGTGGACGGCGTCACCACAGGCGCCAAGGCGCGCGCAACGCTCCATGACGGCACCCTCGACATGACGATCAACCGCGTCACGAAGGGATGA
- a CDS encoding BCCT family transporter: MKATTRRPVVLASLVIIALVAGAALVTPTGTASLLTRVVEAVSDWFGWFFVLLAATVLVFVVVIGFKYSHVRLGGDDAKPEYSTFSWACMLFAAGIGTDILFFAVSEPVQQYMRPPQLEPQSLAAAEQAPVWTMFHYGLHGWGMYCLMGIAMGYFAYRKKLPLAVRSTLSPLLGKRTEGWAGHSVDVATIVATIFGLATSLGIGVVMLATALEILVGLEANRWVHLGLVILAITAATLSAVSGINRGIKILSQLNVCLSLFLCLWVLITGNTTYLLRSIVMNIGDFVALFPSMFMDTMAIDYPEAWMTLWTLFFWAWWIAWASFVGLFLARISHGRTIGQFVLGTLTIPLLYVGAWATIFGGRAIEMIRGGDLDFAELTLASPERGIFALLETHPIPTVIISIACLTGLLFYITSADSGALVMANLSSKLPDPSVDARLPMRALWAVATGVLTIAMLIVDGIPALQNATIIMGLPFGFVMVGVMISLARSLKDEGEHPAAEETRTEPHSA, from the coding sequence GTGAAAGCAACAACCCGCAGGCCCGTCGTCCTCGCCTCCCTCGTCATTATTGCTCTCGTAGCGGGCGCGGCACTCGTCACCCCGACGGGCACGGCCTCGCTCCTCACCCGGGTGGTGGAAGCGGTCTCCGACTGGTTCGGATGGTTCTTCGTCCTCCTGGCCGCGACCGTTCTCGTCTTCGTCGTCGTCATTGGTTTCAAGTACTCCCACGTCCGTTTGGGCGGCGATGACGCGAAGCCGGAATACTCGACGTTTTCGTGGGCCTGCATGCTCTTCGCCGCCGGCATCGGCACCGACATTCTCTTCTTCGCGGTCTCCGAGCCCGTCCAGCAGTACATGAGGCCCCCGCAGCTCGAACCCCAGTCTCTCGCGGCCGCCGAACAGGCCCCGGTGTGGACCATGTTCCACTACGGTCTGCACGGCTGGGGCATGTACTGCCTCATGGGCATCGCCATGGGCTACTTCGCCTACCGGAAGAAGCTGCCGCTCGCTGTTCGGTCAACCCTTAGTCCCCTGCTCGGCAAGCGGACCGAAGGATGGGCTGGTCACAGCGTCGATGTGGCCACGATCGTGGCCACCATCTTCGGCCTGGCCACCTCCCTCGGCATCGGCGTCGTCATGCTCGCCACCGCTCTCGAGATTCTCGTCGGGCTCGAGGCCAACCGGTGGGTTCACCTCGGCCTGGTCATCCTCGCAATCACAGCCGCCACCCTGTCTGCCGTCTCAGGCATCAACCGTGGGATCAAGATCCTGTCCCAACTCAACGTGTGCCTGTCCCTGTTCCTGTGCCTGTGGGTTCTCATCACCGGTAACACGACCTATCTGCTGCGCTCCATCGTCATGAACATCGGCGACTTCGTGGCCCTGTTCCCGTCCATGTTCATGGACACGATGGCGATCGACTACCCCGAGGCCTGGATGACACTGTGGACGTTATTCTTCTGGGCCTGGTGGATCGCCTGGGCATCCTTCGTCGGCCTCTTCCTGGCACGCATCTCCCACGGGCGCACGATCGGCCAATTCGTTCTCGGCACCCTCACCATCCCCCTGCTCTACGTGGGGGCTTGGGCCACGATCTTCGGAGGCCGGGCCATTGAGATGATCCGCGGCGGCGACCTCGACTTTGCCGAACTAACCCTGGCTAGCCCCGAGCGCGGCATTTTCGCGCTGCTTGAGACCCACCCCATCCCCACCGTCATCATCTCCATCGCCTGCCTGACCGGGCTTCTCTTCTACATCACCTCAGCCGATTCAGGTGCGCTCGTCATGGCGAACCTCTCGAGCAAGCTTCCCGACCCGAGCGTCGATGCTCGCCTGCCCATGAGGGCGCTGTGGGCGGTCGCCACGGGCGTGCTCACGATCGCGATGCTCATTGTTGACGGGATTCCGGCCCTTCAGAACGCCACGATCATCATGGGCCTACCCTTCGGGTTCGTCATGGTCGGCGTCATGATCTCCCTGGCTCGCTCCCTCAAGGATGAAGGCGAGCACCCGGCGGCGGAAGAAACGCGCACCGAGCCCCATTCGGCCTAG
- a CDS encoding carbohydrate kinase family protein: MMSCLVIGESLIDVVKRGPNQTTRHPGGSPMNVAVGLARLGRRVKLLTRFGDDFDGDTIRDYVEGAGVTLMPGAVDTDATSIAMASLDEHRHATYRFDVHSAYVDPPAAGEKRAALITHPPLHVHIGSIGAHLRPGSDTVRRWIELLSPHSTVSYDPNVRLSILGSADSIVADMEAMLPYIDIVKASTDDLHMLFGPSADSMAFVNHLFERGVKFVSITDGPNGSQFFTPAISIHIPAAQVKVVDTVGAGDAMMAALIDSLARISVLGEDRARLTSISTQMLQSVGEYASRAAGITVSRAGANPPTRAELNDVVANLL, from the coding sequence ATGATGAGTTGCCTCGTGATCGGCGAGTCCCTCATCGACGTCGTCAAGCGCGGACCCAACCAGACCACCCGTCATCCCGGCGGCTCGCCGATGAACGTGGCCGTGGGTCTGGCGCGCCTCGGCCGCCGAGTGAAACTGCTCACCCGTTTCGGGGACGACTTCGACGGCGACACAATCCGCGACTACGTGGAAGGCGCCGGCGTGACCCTCATGCCGGGGGCGGTGGACACGGACGCTACGTCGATCGCGATGGCCTCCCTCGACGAACACAGGCACGCCACCTACCGATTCGATGTGCACTCCGCTTACGTCGACCCGCCCGCCGCCGGGGAGAAGCGAGCCGCCCTGATCACCCACCCACCGCTGCACGTCCACATCGGATCGATCGGAGCCCACCTGCGCCCAGGATCTGACACCGTGCGGCGGTGGATCGAACTTCTTAGCCCGCATTCGACCGTCTCCTACGACCCGAACGTGCGCCTGTCGATCCTCGGCTCGGCGGACTCGATCGTGGCGGACATGGAGGCGATGTTGCCCTACATCGACATCGTCAAGGCCTCCACCGACGACCTCCACATGCTCTTCGGCCCAAGCGCTGATTCGATGGCGTTCGTCAACCACCTCTTCGAGCGCGGGGTCAAGTTCGTGTCCATCACCGACGGACCGAACGGCTCGCAGTTCTTCACCCCCGCCATCTCGATTCACATCCCGGCCGCGCAGGTCAAGGTGGTAGACACGGTTGGCGCCGGGGACGCCATGATGGCAGCACTCATCGACTCCCTCGCCCGCATCTCCGTACTCGGCGAGGACCGGGCTCGGCTCACCTCGATCTCGACCCAGATGTTGCAGTCCGTGGGCGAATATGCCTCGCGCGCGGCGGGGATCACGGTCTCACGGGCGGGAGCCAACCCGCCCACGCGGGCCGAGCTCAACGACGTCGTCGCGAACCTCCTCTAG